In the Flavobacterium acetivorans genome, one interval contains:
- a CDS encoding helix-turn-helix domain-containing protein: protein MENQTTPQRIKAIYQMLFQMASGNLAFRILVTDPNDELGKISKMLNKFADELHLIQLNSGSENPSYCYRNLVHITLLLNNNFKIKTFTSDAPIFIKHASENLLGMDFKEMLSGQSHHQWDQIKNQLRKDGNFSTTQQLIFISPDKQAIPSFCTISRLVYTNKFIINTSTISLHNAKANLIGNIDSPTESAAILAQRVSEYILMNLEDPLPSVKELSIMFGTNEFKIKKSFRHFYNTSIFQFYNEQRLKKAHLLIEQSSIPINEIAIMSGFPNYVNFYKSFKKRFNYLPSTLQRDNRITNE from the coding sequence ATGGAAAATCAAACTACACCGCAGCGCATTAAGGCGATTTACCAAATGCTTTTTCAGATGGCATCCGGTAATCTTGCCTTTAGAATCTTAGTAACTGATCCAAACGACGAACTCGGCAAAATATCTAAAATGTTAAATAAATTTGCCGACGAATTACATCTTATCCAATTAAATTCCGGTAGCGAAAATCCTTCTTACTGCTACCGAAACTTAGTACATATAACGTTGCTTTTGAACAACAACTTTAAGATCAAAACCTTTACTTCTGATGCTCCTATATTTATAAAACATGCATCTGAAAACTTACTAGGAATGGATTTCAAAGAAATGCTTTCCGGACAATCTCACCATCAATGGGATCAAATAAAAAATCAACTCAGAAAAGATGGTAATTTCAGTACAACGCAACAACTTATTTTTATTAGTCCTGACAAACAAGCAATTCCTTCTTTTTGTACCATTTCCAGATTAGTATATACGAACAAGTTTATAATAAATACCTCAACCATTAGCCTACATAATGCAAAGGCAAATCTTATAGGAAATATTGATTCACCAACAGAATCAGCTGCAATATTGGCTCAAAGAGTATCCGAATACATTTTAATGAATTTGGAAGATCCCTTACCAAGTGTAAAAGAGCTATCTATAATGTTTGGAACCAATGAATTTAAAATTAAAAAAAGTTTCCGCCATTTTTATAATACTAGTATTTTTCAATTTTATAATGAACAGAGACTCAAAAAAGCACATCTTCTGATTGAACAAAGCAGCATTCCTATAAATGAAATAGCGATAATGAGCGGTTTTCCTAATTACGTCAACTTTTACAAATCATTCAAAAAACGATTTAATTACTTGCCAAGTACACTCCAGCGAGACAATCGTATTACTAATGAATAA
- a CDS encoding DUF5675 family protein, whose protein sequence is MILVLSRTYFPDGTNGKLEQEGQFICHTIELPWKENQATVSCIPEGEYFIKRRYSSKFRWHLEIINVPSRSLILIHPANNAQQELQGCIAPVTTLCGSGLGLMSRKAFCKLKDVVYAVLNENQIVRLIVKS, encoded by the coding sequence ATGATCTTGGTACTATCCAGAACTTATTTCCCTGACGGAACTAATGGTAAACTTGAACAGGAGGGTCAATTCATCTGTCATACTATTGAATTGCCTTGGAAAGAAAACCAAGCAACAGTTTCCTGCATTCCGGAAGGGGAATATTTTATCAAGAGGCGTTACAGCAGTAAATTTCGATGGCATTTGGAGATTATTAATGTCCCCAGCAGGAGTTTGATTCTCATTCATCCTGCCAATAATGCCCAGCAAGAATTGCAAGGCTGTATTGCCCCTGTAACGACACTTTGTGGCTCGGGTTTAGGCCTGATGTCCAGAAAAGCCTTTTGTAAGCTGAAAGATGTGGTTTATGCTGTTTTGAACGAAAATCAGATTGTACGCTTAATTGTAAAATCTTAA